One genomic window of Paenibacillus xylanilyticus includes the following:
- a CDS encoding DNA alkylation repair protein, which produces MNLEEVMQELEALGKERTKKIYMSNGAHEPLFGVATGAMKPIARKIKKDQALAEQLYATGNYDAMYFAGVIADPKVMTEADFDRWIEDAYFYMISDFIVAVTLSETDIAQQVADRWIASGEELKMSAGWSCYCWLLGNRPDAEFSEDKLSGMLENVQAMIHQSPERTQYSMSNFVYTVAVSYVPLHDKAVETAKAIGPVEVQKDKPKSKFLNASDNIQNAVDKNRIGFKRKYVRC; this is translated from the coding sequence ATGAATTTGGAAGAAGTGATGCAGGAGCTTGAGGCACTTGGCAAGGAGCGCACGAAAAAGATATATATGTCGAATGGTGCACATGAACCACTCTTCGGCGTGGCTACAGGAGCGATGAAGCCGATCGCTCGCAAAATCAAAAAGGACCAGGCGTTGGCCGAGCAGCTGTACGCAACCGGGAATTATGATGCGATGTATTTTGCAGGTGTTATTGCTGATCCGAAAGTGATGACGGAAGCGGATTTCGACCGTTGGATCGAGGACGCATATTTTTACATGATCTCCGACTTCATCGTTGCCGTTACACTATCGGAGACAGATATTGCACAGCAAGTTGCAGATCGGTGGATTGCCAGCGGCGAGGAGTTGAAGATGTCGGCTGGCTGGAGCTGTTATTGCTGGCTGCTGGGCAATCGCCCGGACGCTGAATTCTCTGAGGATAAGCTGAGCGGGATGCTGGAGAACGTGCAGGCCATGATCCATCAATCTCCTGAGCGCACCCAGTATTCGATGAGCAACTTTGTATACACCGTTGCCGTATCCTACGTTCCGCTGCATGATAAGGCTGTCGAAACGGCGAAGGCGATCGGTCCCGTCGAGGTTCAGAAGGACAAGCCCAAGAGCAAATTCCTGAATGCTTCCGATAATATTCAAAATGCTGTAGATAAAAATCGGATTGGTTTCAAACGCAAATATGTAAGGTGTTAA
- a CDS encoding ABC transporter ATP-binding protein, with amino-acid sequence MAAAEKIRFESVTRTFTVRDPKQKEATQAFTAVKDLDFSVRKGEFITIVGPSGCGKSTLLDMISGLSSPTQGRILIDGQTITGPGLDRGIVFQQYALFPWKTARGNIEFGLEAKGIPKQERKEQVEHFLSLVGLTHFGDRYPHELSGGMKQRIAIARSLAFNPDVLLMDEPFAALDAQTRESLQSELLRIWQKTQKTIIFITHGIDEAVYLGERVVVLTPGPGMVRQIVDIPLQSRLEDADIRSHPDFVKARHEVWSLLHEPEYRGAYI; translated from the coding sequence ATGGCTGCTGCTGAAAAAATCAGATTTGAGAGTGTCACCAGGACGTTCACGGTCCGCGATCCCAAGCAAAAGGAAGCAACTCAGGCATTTACAGCTGTAAAAGACCTGGACTTTTCGGTAAGAAAGGGCGAGTTTATCACCATCGTGGGTCCGAGTGGCTGCGGAAAATCAACCTTGCTTGATATGATCAGTGGACTATCGTCACCGACACAGGGGCGCATTTTGATTGATGGCCAAACGATTACGGGCCCAGGGCTTGACCGGGGCATTGTCTTTCAGCAGTACGCTTTATTCCCGTGGAAGACGGCGCGCGGCAATATTGAATTTGGTCTGGAAGCCAAGGGTATTCCGAAGCAGGAGCGTAAGGAGCAAGTGGAGCACTTTCTGTCGCTGGTGGGACTTACTCACTTCGGAGACCGTTATCCGCATGAGCTATCCGGGGGGATGAAGCAGCGTATAGCGATTGCCAGAAGCCTTGCCTTTAATCCGGATGTCTTATTGATGGATGAGCCCTTTGCTGCATTGGACGCCCAGACGCGTGAATCCCTGCAAAGTGAACTTTTGCGTATTTGGCAGAAGACCCAGAAGACCATCATTTTTATTACGCATGGTATTGATGAGGCGGTTTATCTTGGAGAACGAGTAGTGGTATTGACGCCAGGACCTGGAATGGTGAGACAAATTGTGGACATTCCGCTTCAATCGCGGCTGGAGGATGCGGATATTCGCTCCCATCCCGACTTTGTGAAAGCTCGCCATGAAGTGTGGAGTCTACTGCATGAACCTGAATACCGCGGTGCGTATATCTAA
- a CDS encoding ABC transporter permease, whose product MLKLFKQSIVLIALVLLWEIAPRTGLVDAAFFPAFSEVIRALWNLIISGELFTHFLASIIRSFSGFALALLIAIPLGLLIGWYPLARQLLNPVLELFRNTAALALLPVFMLLLGIGETSKIAIVLFACTWPILLNTIAAVGSVDPLLIKAARSMNIKSFRLFLKVILPASVPTIFTGIRMAGTGAILVLIAAEMVGAKEGLGYLITYSQYNFQIPQMYAGILTIALLGLLINQGLSMLERKFSKWKQQVNE is encoded by the coding sequence GTGCTGAAGTTGTTTAAACAGTCGATCGTGTTAATTGCCTTGGTCCTACTGTGGGAGATCGCGCCAAGGACAGGCTTGGTAGATGCAGCATTTTTCCCTGCCTTTTCCGAGGTCATCCGGGCATTATGGAATTTGATCATCTCAGGTGAGCTTTTCACTCACTTTCTGGCGAGCATCATTCGTTCATTCAGTGGTTTCGCCTTAGCCTTACTTATTGCAATCCCGTTAGGATTACTGATTGGCTGGTATCCATTAGCCAGACAGCTGTTGAATCCGGTGCTGGAATTGTTTCGAAATACGGCTGCATTAGCGCTGCTCCCGGTATTCATGCTGCTGCTGGGGATCGGTGAAACCTCCAAGATTGCGATCGTCCTCTTCGCCTGCACCTGGCCCATTCTTCTCAATACGATTGCTGCTGTCGGCAGCGTTGATCCCTTGCTGATCAAGGCAGCAAGATCGATGAATATTAAGTCCTTCAGATTGTTCCTCAAGGTTATACTGCCGGCATCGGTTCCCACGATATTTACCGGTATTCGCATGGCAGGGACAGGGGCAATCCTGGTACTTATAGCTGCTGAAATGGTAGGGGCCAAAGAAGGCTTGGGTTATCTCATCACGTATTCCCAGTATAACTTCCAGATTCCTCAGATGTATGCCGGGATATTAACCATTGCTCTGCTGGGGTTGTTAATCAACCAAGGGCTCAGCATGCTGGAACGTAAATTTTCCAAATGGAAACAGCAAGTGAATGAGTAG
- a CDS encoding ABC transporter substrate-binding protein, with protein sequence MKRTLGILVIAGLVSGVLSGCSDPKTSAKSGEEDQVLQYQSSPGSVSFPELAADLGYLGDLKLESIGDSVGGPESIQLTATKQIDFGSAFNGAIIKSYSQNVKIKSVVGSYGSDEHTYIGAYTLEGTPIQTAKDFIGKKVGVNILGAHLEFVLKDYLRQGNLTEKEIEQVTLVTVPSSSAEQVLRNQQIDVVMLSGIGRDRALATGGITEIFRDIDVFGKEFTAGDYFFSEDYIRENPNTVKQFVDGVAKAIDWAQTTPREEVISRFEDIVNQRERKETTDNLKYWKSTGISEKGGVITPSEYGTWIDWLVANGELKEGQVKPEDLYTNEYNPFAQ encoded by the coding sequence ATGAAACGAACATTAGGCATTCTTGTGATTGCAGGCTTGGTCAGTGGTGTCCTATCAGGCTGCTCAGATCCCAAGACCTCCGCGAAGAGCGGAGAAGAAGATCAAGTTCTACAATATCAGTCTTCACCTGGAAGTGTTTCTTTTCCGGAGCTGGCTGCAGATTTGGGCTACTTGGGGGACTTGAAACTGGAATCCATAGGCGACAGCGTTGGGGGACCGGAGAGCATTCAATTAACGGCGACGAAACAGATCGACTTCGGATCAGCTTTTAATGGAGCCATTATCAAATCCTACTCCCAAAACGTAAAAATAAAATCGGTCGTCGGTTCATACGGCAGTGATGAGCATACGTACATCGGGGCTTATACCCTTGAGGGGACGCCAATCCAAACGGCCAAAGATTTTATTGGGAAAAAGGTAGGCGTGAATATTCTCGGGGCCCATTTGGAATTTGTCCTCAAAGACTATTTACGACAAGGCAACCTGACGGAAAAAGAAATCGAACAGGTCACGTTGGTGACTGTCCCAAGTTCAAGTGCGGAACAGGTTCTGCGGAATCAACAGATCGACGTCGTGATGTTAAGCGGAATCGGCCGGGACAGGGCTCTGGCAACAGGAGGAATCACTGAAATTTTCAGAGATATCGATGTGTTTGGCAAGGAGTTTACCGCAGGCGACTATTTCTTCAGCGAGGATTACATCCGGGAGAATCCGAATACGGTGAAGCAATTTGTAGACGGGGTTGCCAAAGCCATTGACTGGGCTCAGACCACACCTAGGGAGGAAGTCATCTCACGGTTCGAGGATATTGTGAATCAGCGGGAACGCAAGGAAACGACGGATAACCTTAAATATTGGAAGAGTACAGGCATATCGGAAAAGGGAGGTGTCATTACTCCATCGGAATACGGAACATGGATCGACTGGCTTGTGGCAAATGGTGAGCTAAAAGAAGGTCAGGTGAAACCGGAAGATTTATATACCAACGAATATAATCCATTTGCTCAATAA
- a CDS encoding LLM class flavin-dependent oxidoreductase → MTGKQMKLGAFINLPGHHVASWRHPSSGADHAFDLGYLTEIAQTAERGKFDMIFFADVLGQRLSGNAHSSLKLDPIIIISALAAVTRNIGLTATLTTTYNDPYHVARKFAAIDHLSKGRAAWNVVTSANEGEALLFGKEKHLQHALRYERAEEFVDVVKQLWLSIEDEALVIDKDNGRYLDVEKVHPVNHEGAWFKVQGALDSPTTPQGHPVIVQAGSSESGKELAAKTAEVIFTAWQTLEEAQVFYRDVKGRLAKYGRKPDDLKIMPGVFITVAKTEAEALLKQQQLNSYILPEVGLAYLSAFTNIDLSGYDVDEPLPEASSIEDETNPRIRYNIIREIAKRENLQSIRAIYERIAGARGHREIVGTPEQIADQLEEWFLNDGADGFNIMPPHFPEGFNDIIELVVPELQRRGLFRTEYESSTLRGNLGLSVPSVQTPEKALTGASTGEIV, encoded by the coding sequence ATGACTGGAAAACAAATGAAACTGGGAGCTTTCATTAATCTGCCGGGACATCATGTAGCAAGCTGGCGTCATCCTTCTTCAGGTGCAGACCATGCATTCGATCTGGGTTATTTAACGGAGATTGCACAGACCGCTGAGCGCGGTAAGTTCGATATGATCTTTTTTGCCGATGTCCTGGGCCAGCGGCTTTCCGGTAATGCACACTCCTCATTGAAGCTGGACCCGATTATCATCATTTCGGCCCTCGCGGCTGTGACGAGAAATATAGGGTTAACGGCCACGCTGACCACGACCTATAACGATCCATACCATGTTGCGCGTAAATTCGCAGCGATTGATCATCTGTCCAAGGGACGAGCTGCCTGGAATGTCGTCACATCCGCCAACGAGGGAGAAGCCCTTCTGTTTGGTAAAGAAAAGCATCTGCAGCATGCGCTCCGTTATGAACGTGCTGAGGAATTCGTGGACGTTGTCAAGCAGCTATGGTTGTCCATCGAGGATGAGGCGCTTGTCATCGACAAGGATAATGGCCGATATCTGGATGTAGAGAAGGTACATCCGGTTAACCATGAAGGGGCATGGTTTAAGGTGCAGGGTGCTCTTGATTCCCCAACAACACCGCAAGGACATCCTGTAATTGTTCAGGCCGGGTCTTCGGAATCTGGCAAAGAGCTGGCAGCCAAGACGGCTGAAGTCATTTTTACAGCTTGGCAAACGCTTGAAGAGGCACAGGTCTTTTATCGGGATGTCAAAGGTCGACTGGCTAAATACGGACGCAAGCCGGATGATCTGAAGATTATGCCTGGCGTGTTCATTACGGTGGCCAAAACAGAGGCAGAAGCCCTGCTGAAGCAGCAGCAGTTAAACAGCTATATTCTGCCTGAAGTGGGATTGGCATATCTGTCTGCTTTTACGAATATTGATCTGTCCGGGTATGATGTCGATGAACCGCTGCCGGAAGCAAGCTCTATTGAAGATGAAACCAATCCGCGAATCCGCTATAACATCATTCGTGAAATTGCGAAACGGGAGAACCTGCAATCGATCCGTGCAATCTATGAACGAATCGCAGGAGCACGCGGTCATCGGGAGATTGTCGGGACTCCGGAACAAATTGCGGATCAATTGGAAGAATGGTTCCTGAATGATGGTGCAGATGGCTTTAATATTATGCCGCCTCATTTCCCGGAGGGCTTCAACGATATTATCGAACTGGTGGTTCCCGAATTGCAGCGGAGGGGATTATTCCGTACCGAATATGAGAGCAGTACCCTTCGAGGGAATCTGGGGCTGTCTGTACCTTCCGTACAAACACCTGAAAAGGCATTAACCGGCGCAAGCACAGGTGAAATTGTGTGA
- a CDS encoding AraC family transcriptional regulator gives MAKTRKPVIEYRHYSLPIHFPVLLLSGERWKISDIKSEHLHFHNHLEIGICYSDSGIMEIKGESVPFQAGDVTFIPRYLPHTTYSTPGTASLWAYIFFSPDDLFQHSLKGTYRDFEPNLWAVQGMNCVLSKEQHPKVYTLATSIVEELRQQNPYYQESAYGMMLSLYIELLRIHSRNRPLSEQGTDHGLKGDLVISPVLEYITKNYMTPMTIDFLADLCHLSTTHFRRKFYEIMRTTPLEFINSTRIEEACKQLKSTDHSILSISEQVGFHSISSFNRCFSKLMGQSPKAWRKGAQTEVQSAKASILEFTGWV, from the coding sequence GTGGCCAAAACCAGGAAGCCTGTTATTGAATACCGTCATTACAGCCTGCCCATCCATTTTCCCGTCCTGCTATTAAGCGGTGAGCGCTGGAAAATATCCGATATCAAGAGCGAGCATCTTCATTTTCATAACCATCTGGAGATTGGCATCTGCTACTCCGATAGCGGCATTATGGAGATCAAGGGAGAATCCGTCCCCTTTCAGGCCGGCGATGTGACCTTCATTCCCCGATATCTTCCTCATACAACGTACAGTACACCTGGCACAGCCAGTTTGTGGGCTTATATTTTCTTTTCGCCGGACGACCTGTTTCAGCATTCATTAAAAGGTACATACCGTGATTTTGAGCCAAATCTGTGGGCAGTACAGGGAATGAACTGTGTGCTCAGCAAGGAGCAGCATCCCAAGGTGTACACACTTGCCACATCGATTGTAGAGGAGTTAAGACAGCAGAATCCCTACTATCAGGAAAGTGCCTACGGCATGATGCTGTCCCTGTATATCGAGCTCCTTCGAATTCATTCCCGTAATCGCCCCCTGTCAGAACAGGGAACAGATCATGGTTTGAAAGGGGACCTTGTCATCTCCCCTGTACTCGAGTACATCACCAAGAACTACATGACCCCCATGACCATCGACTTTTTGGCCGATCTGTGCCACTTGAGTACAACGCATTTCCGCAGAAAATTTTATGAGATTATGAGAACGACGCCTCTCGAATTCATCAACAGCACACGCATCGAAGAGGCCTGCAAGCAGCTGAAGAGCACCGACCATTCCATTCTGTCGATCTCAGAGCAGGTCGGTTTTCATTCCATTTCCAGCTTCAATCGCTGCTTCTCCAAACTGATGGGGCAGTCCCCCAAAGCGTGGCGCAAAGGTGCACAAACCGAAGTACAGTCCGCCAAAGCATCCATACTGGAGTTTACCGGCTGGGTCTAG